The Verrucomicrobiota bacterium genome includes a region encoding these proteins:
- a CDS encoding MFS transporter codes for MQTQLKVKLSFFNFLQYFIWGSWYVSMGAYLSGTLKFGGQEIGAAYGAFAIGSMISPFFVGLIADRYFASEKMLAVLALLGGAALCLLPRFDTFLPFYSTLIIYCALFTPTLALGNSLALNHLKDAKTAFPRVKLWSAVGWIGGGVTLTMLKGEQSSIQFYLAGCASIALAIFSLSLPHTPPQKTGKDVGIGELLGLDALSLMKKPSFAIFISCMFLICIPLYFYFVMMGIYLTEIGWTRIAGKMSLAQVSDVIFMLMLPIMLKRLGYKKTIFLGILAWCARYFFLAGSVSLAAMSAPLIFVAILLHGVCYDFLFIAGQLYVDDQANPRIRAACQGFIAFILWGVGAFVGTMIAGKVLAMYEITNSAGAIVHDWAKIWQVPAFLSVAVLLVFAIFFREPPRKAEL; via the coding sequence ATGCAAACACAACTCAAAGTCAAACTGTCTTTCTTCAATTTCCTGCAATACTTCATCTGGGGCAGCTGGTATGTCAGTATGGGCGCCTACCTTTCGGGAACGCTGAAGTTTGGTGGACAGGAGATCGGCGCGGCCTATGGCGCATTCGCGATTGGTTCAATGATCTCGCCTTTTTTTGTTGGACTCATTGCTGACCGCTATTTCGCCTCGGAGAAAATGCTGGCTGTACTGGCATTGCTCGGAGGCGCGGCACTTTGCTTGTTGCCAAGGTTCGACACCTTTCTCCCATTTTACTCCACGTTGATTATTTACTGTGCCCTTTTTACACCAACACTCGCATTGGGAAACTCTCTCGCTCTCAACCATCTTAAGGACGCTAAGACTGCGTTCCCTCGCGTGAAGCTATGGTCGGCCGTAGGATGGATTGGCGGCGGCGTCACGCTTACGATGCTGAAAGGAGAGCAATCATCGATACAATTCTACCTGGCCGGTTGCGCGTCTATCGCTCTGGCAATCTTTTCGCTTTCACTCCCTCATACGCCGCCACAAAAGACCGGCAAAGATGTCGGCATAGGAGAATTGCTTGGACTGGACGCTCTTTCGCTGATGAAGAAACCGTCTTTCGCTATCTTCATTTCCTGTATGTTCCTGATCTGTATTCCCCTCTATTTCTACTTCGTGATGATGGGGATTTACCTCACTGAAATCGGATGGACAAGAATAGCCGGTAAGATGTCTCTCGCACAGGTTTCGGACGTCATCTTCATGTTGATGCTGCCTATCATGCTGAAAAGGCTGGGCTATAAGAAAACCATTTTTCTCGGAATTCTCGCATGGTGCGCCCGCTACTTCTTCCTCGCCGGGAGCGTCAGTTTGGCCGCGATGAGCGCGCCCCTTATCTTTGTCGCTATCCTGCTGCACGGAGTCTGCTACGATTTTCTGTTCATCGCTGGGCAGCTCTACGTCGATGACCAGGCCAATCCACGGATCCGCGCCGCCTGTCAGGGATTCATCGCCTTTATCTTATGGGGCGTCGGCGCATTTGTTGGCACCATGATTGCGGGTAAGGTTCTGGCGATGTATGAGATTACAAATTCCGCAGGTGCCATAGTCCATGACTGGGCAAAGATCTGGCAGGTCCCAGCCTTTCTGTCTGTGGCCGTGCTGCTTGTTTTTGCGATATTTTTCCGCGAACCGCCACGAAAGGCGGAACTGTAA
- a CDS encoding alpha/beta hydrolase: MKTIALVFLLFPFLVFAQQNRGPQLPAGTKVTKDIIYQKVGDRELPLDLYIPPGATKPLPLIIWIHGGGWRGGSKNGINQCADALKHGYAVASVEYRLSGEAIFPAAIEDCKAAISYLRWKAPKLGLDPDSFGVWGSSAGGHLVALLGTTNDVLIFDTHSVTKMASPTVQAVCNWFGPTDFLRMNDVTGGIDHDAADSPESLFIGGSIQDHPEKTQRANPITYVSPSDPPMLLMHGDKDESVIYNQSELLYRALQKVGVESQLYKVKNGGHGFRNADESPEMLSARAIAFFDKHLK; this comes from the coding sequence ATGAAAACTATTGCCCTTGTTTTTCTTCTATTTCCTTTTCTCGTTTTTGCTCAACAGAATCGCGGACCTCAGCTACCCGCAGGCACGAAAGTTACGAAAGATATTATCTACCAAAAGGTGGGGGATCGTGAATTGCCTCTGGATTTATATATCCCTCCCGGAGCAACCAAACCGTTACCCTTGATCATCTGGATTCACGGGGGTGGATGGAGAGGCGGAAGCAAGAACGGAATTAATCAATGTGCGGATGCGTTGAAACACGGTTACGCGGTGGCTTCGGTGGAGTATCGCTTGAGCGGCGAGGCGATCTTCCCGGCGGCGATTGAAGACTGTAAAGCCGCGATCAGTTACTTGCGTTGGAAAGCTCCGAAGCTAGGACTCGATCCTGATAGTTTTGGAGTATGGGGCTCCTCGGCTGGAGGTCATCTTGTAGCTTTGTTGGGCACCACCAATGATGTGCTTATCTTTGATACGCACTCTGTAACCAAAATGGCTTCACCTACGGTTCAGGCTGTTTGCAACTGGTTTGGTCCCACTGACTTTCTGCGCATGAACGACGTGACCGGTGGCATTGATCATGACGCAGCCGATTCACCTGAATCACTATTTATTGGCGGTTCCATTCAGGATCATCCTGAGAAAACCCAGCGTGCGAATCCCATTACCTACGTATCACCCTCTGATCCTCCTATGCTACTTATGCACGGGGATAAGGATGAGTCCGTGATCTACAATCAAAGCGAGCTGCTCTATCGTGCCCTGCAAAAGGTGGGTGTAGAGTCTCAATTATACAAAGTGAAAAACGGTGGCCATGGATTTCGTAATGCGGATGAGAGTCCCGAAATGTTGTCTGCGCGAGCCATCGCGTTTTTTGATAAACACTTGAAGTGA
- a CDS encoding type II toxin-antitoxin system VapC family toxin, giving the protein MIVVDTNIIAYLLIEGIRTEDCRKVLLADPEWCVPFLWRSEFRNVLSTHMRHAAMSLEGAVARMQQAESLLFDREYSVASPSILEVSKRLSISACDAEFASLAMKLDTKLITTDKALLNKMPKLALDPENFSST; this is encoded by the coding sequence GTGATAGTTGTCGATACAAACATAATCGCTTACCTCTTAATTGAGGGAATCAGGACAGAAGACTGCCGAAAGGTACTACTTGCAGATCCGGAATGGTGTGTTCCATTTCTTTGGAGGTCAGAGTTTCGCAATGTATTATCAACCCATATGCGGCATGCCGCCATGTCATTGGAGGGAGCCGTTGCCAGAATGCAACAGGCTGAGAGCCTGCTGTTTGATCGGGAATATTCGGTGGCATCTCCATCCATTTTGGAAGTTTCAAAACGATTGTCGATTTCAGCCTGCGACGCTGAATTCGCAAGCCTTGCCATGAAGCTGGACACTAAATTAATTACAACGGATAAAGCTCTACTTAATAAAATGCCTAAGCTGGCATTGGATCCGGAAAACTTCTCTTCAACATAA
- a CDS encoding plasmid stability protein, producing MATITIKNIPDSVHGALKERALRNGRSLNGEVVSCLQSVVAVPQIDVTKVLQSVDKIRVSDSVRLDTKLLEKALSEGRP from the coding sequence ATGGCTACAATTACTATTAAAAACATTCCGGATTCTGTGCATGGTGCTCTGAAGGAAAGAGCATTGCGCAACGGACGTTCGTTGAATGGGGAGGTGGTGTCCTGCTTGCAGTCTGTGGTGGCTGTACCTCAGATTGATGTCACCAAGGTATTACAATCCGTCGACAAAATCAGAGTGTCCGACTCTGTTCGGCTTGACACTAAATTGTTGGAAAAGGCGCTCTCCGAAGGCAGACCGTGA
- a CDS encoding serpin family protein, with the protein MVKAPDNYSMLKWLTHSLLIFTCAASSVCEAQDSFSKAVNTFGIELLSKHFDNSQDTSNFVISPYSIQTAFLMAYLGAVGDTRDEIRKALHYPKNDEDLLLNVSRINEDLNRIQTEFQDFDKEEGLHPAIALNVANKLYIQRQFVLNKIYLESLNQLPASEIGKLDFEGNPDAARTEMNKWVSECTKGRIEELISDGSIGTDTRACLINTLYLKAAWESAFDEDLTKAENFWINGVERKNVQTMVQKQHFGYRKIRQGTAISIPYTGGELQFLALIPDKKNGLSDIRKSLNPTLLDSCRKLTTQREIELHFPKLILKPSSLDLGQILQRMGIQKAFDIPRNSADFSGMITISPSEYFYLGKVIHQTWLEVDELGTEAAATTGIEMLLAFGIEKKPEPLIVHIDRPFIFAIQHIQSGICLFLGYVNHPEEIGL; encoded by the coding sequence ATGGTTAAAGCCCCAGACAATTATTCCATGCTTAAATGGCTTACCCATTCGCTCCTTATTTTTACCTGCGCCGCATCTTCCGTTTGCGAAGCACAGGATTCGTTTTCAAAGGCCGTCAATACATTTGGAATCGAATTGCTAAGCAAACACTTCGATAATTCACAAGATACATCGAATTTCGTGATTTCCCCCTACTCCATTCAGACTGCATTTTTAATGGCTTACTTGGGAGCGGTTGGCGATACCAGGGACGAAATTAGGAAGGCATTGCATTACCCGAAGAATGACGAAGATCTTTTGTTAAACGTTTCTCGAATAAACGAGGACCTCAACAGGATTCAAACGGAATTCCAAGATTTTGATAAGGAGGAAGGTCTGCATCCTGCCATTGCTCTAAACGTCGCAAATAAACTCTATATTCAGCGACAATTTGTCCTTAACAAAATCTATTTGGAAAGCCTGAATCAGCTACCAGCTTCGGAAATTGGTAAGCTGGATTTTGAAGGCAACCCGGACGCGGCGAGAACCGAAATGAACAAGTGGGTTTCCGAATGTACCAAAGGCAGGATAGAAGAATTGATATCAGACGGCAGCATCGGAACAGATACCCGAGCTTGTTTAATCAATACACTTTATCTCAAGGCGGCCTGGGAATCTGCATTTGATGAAGACCTAACCAAAGCTGAAAACTTTTGGATTAACGGGGTTGAAAGGAAGAACGTTCAAACGATGGTTCAGAAGCAGCATTTTGGATACCGGAAAATCCGACAGGGAACAGCCATCTCTATTCCTTACACGGGCGGGGAACTTCAATTTTTAGCTTTAATACCGGATAAGAAAAACGGCTTATCCGACATCAGAAAATCCCTTAATCCAACCCTGCTTGATTCTTGCAGAAAGCTGACTACCCAACGGGAGATCGAACTTCATTTTCCAAAATTAATTCTCAAACCGTCTTCTCTGGATCTCGGGCAAATACTTCAAAGGATGGGTATTCAAAAAGCCTTTGATATTCCAAGAAACAGCGCCGACTTCAGCGGAATGATAACCATCTCTCCAAGCGAGTATTTCTACTTGGGAAAGGTGATACATCAAACATGGCTTGAGGTAGATGAGCTAGGAACCGAAGCCGCTGCGACCACGGGCATAGAAATGTTACTTGCATTTGGAATTGAGAAAAAACCGGAACCGCTGATCGTCCACATTGATAGACCATTCATTTTTGCCATTCAGCATATTCAATCGGGAATCTGTTTGTTCCTTGGATACGTAAACCATCCGGAAGAAATCGGATTATAA
- a CDS encoding S9 family peptidase, with translation MKLILIPLAVIFLWCGAQAQADKPAFKNLDVFELEYADDPQISPDGKSIVYVRRGMDIMTDRAYGRLWMLNSDGTDHRKLTAREVNESNPRWSPSGDRIAFVSSSENGSEIYVLWADTQQLAKITELDGSPSGLSWSPDGTHIAFSLKVDGKKDELVKPPKKPKDAKWAEAPRVTTLLKHERDGSGYISPGFSHFFVVPADGSTARQVSSGDYHHSGTPQWSPDGRSLVFSGNRTENWEFEFRNSEIYKLDLETGSIEVLTDRNGPDHSPTISPNGKQVAYLGFEDKIQTYQIDRLFLMDLDGSNKREIDLNLDRSISNPSWAKDGNGIYFQYDNHGNTKIGYVSLGGKVEKIADNLGGTGIGRPYGGGSFTLSEDDVITYTFCTPYHPADVAVISNTEVSVLTHLNADLLDHRELGEFEEVWYTSTFDQRALQGWIVKPPKFEPANRYPLMVEIHGGPVSNYGDRFSAEMQLAASAGYVVFYPNFRGSTGYGEEFGNLLYNNYPGDDYQDIMDGVDVMIAKDYIDEDQLFVTGGSAGGIMSAWIIGKNHRFRAASVVKPVMNWISKTLTADNYYGYANYRIPGQPWENFEDYWKFSPISLVGNVETPTLVMVGMEDLRTPISEAKQLYHALKLRKIPTAFVEIPGSYHNIANRPSQLITKVEHTLAWFEKYRKE, from the coding sequence ATGAAACTCATTCTGATTCCCCTGGCTGTTATATTTCTCTGGTGTGGTGCGCAGGCTCAGGCCGACAAACCCGCATTCAAAAACCTCGATGTCTTCGAATTGGAATACGCGGATGATCCACAGATTTCACCGGATGGGAAATCCATCGTCTATGTGAGACGCGGCATGGATATCATGACCGATAGAGCCTACGGTCGTTTATGGATGCTGAACTCGGATGGAACCGATCATCGTAAGCTTACCGCCAGAGAGGTCAATGAATCCAACCCCAGGTGGTCGCCCAGCGGAGACAGGATCGCGTTTGTCAGCTCAAGTGAGAACGGTAGTGAAATTTACGTGCTTTGGGCGGACACTCAGCAATTGGCGAAGATAACGGAACTGGATGGATCACCTTCCGGGCTAAGCTGGTCACCGGATGGAACTCATATAGCCTTTTCACTCAAGGTGGACGGAAAAAAGGACGAACTGGTGAAACCGCCCAAGAAACCGAAAGATGCGAAATGGGCAGAGGCACCAAGAGTGACGACCCTCCTGAAGCATGAGCGCGATGGCTCCGGCTACATCTCTCCTGGGTTCAGCCATTTCTTTGTTGTGCCCGCCGATGGGTCGACTGCTCGCCAAGTTAGCTCGGGCGACTATCATCATAGCGGAACTCCTCAATGGTCACCCGATGGCAGGTCCTTGGTCTTCTCGGGCAATCGGACCGAGAACTGGGAATTTGAATTTCGAAACTCAGAAATCTACAAACTCGATCTTGAGACTGGCTCGATCGAAGTCTTGACCGATAGAAATGGCCCTGACCACAGCCCAACTATTTCACCGAATGGGAAGCAGGTCGCTTACCTGGGATTCGAAGATAAGATACAAACTTATCAGATTGATCGTTTATTTTTAATGGACCTGGACGGCTCCAACAAACGAGAGATCGATCTCAATCTTGATCGCAGTATTTCCAATCCTTCCTGGGCCAAAGATGGCAACGGTATCTACTTCCAATACGATAACCATGGTAACACAAAGATAGGTTATGTAAGTCTCGGTGGTAAGGTAGAAAAAATTGCCGATAACTTGGGAGGAACAGGAATTGGGCGACCCTATGGAGGCGGCTCCTTTACACTCTCCGAAGATGACGTAATAACTTACACTTTTTGCACACCCTACCACCCAGCCGATGTGGCTGTGATTTCAAATACCGAGGTGAGTGTTCTCACACACCTAAATGCCGACCTGCTCGATCACCGGGAGCTGGGCGAGTTTGAAGAAGTCTGGTATACCTCCACCTTCGACCAACGAGCACTCCAAGGATGGATCGTAAAACCACCTAAGTTCGAACCAGCGAACAGGTATCCACTCATGGTGGAAATCCATGGGGGGCCGGTTTCGAACTACGGAGATCGATTTTCTGCAGAGATGCAATTGGCCGCTTCTGCTGGCTATGTAGTCTTCTACCCAAACTTTCGGGGCAGCACCGGCTATGGCGAGGAGTTTGGAAACTTGCTCTACAACAATTATCCGGGTGACGACTATCAGGACATCATGGACGGCGTGGACGTCATGATTGCGAAGGACTACATCGATGAAGATCAATTGTTCGTGACCGGTGGCAGTGCCGGAGGAATCATGTCGGCCTGGATTATTGGAAAGAACCATCGCTTCAGGGCTGCGTCGGTAGTGAAGCCAGTTATGAACTGGATCAGCAAGACGCTCACCGCTGACAATTACTACGGCTACGCCAACTATCGAATCCCCGGACAGCCCTGGGAAAACTTTGAGGACTACTGGAAATTCTCGCCGATTTCGTTAGTGGGAAATGTGGAAACACCCACTCTCGTCATGGTCGGCATGGAAGATCTTCGAACTCCCATCTCCGAAGCCAAACAACTTTATCATGCCTTAAAACTTCGAAAGATCCCAACAGCGTTTGTCGAGATCCCCGGTTCCTATCACAATATCGCTAATCGACCCAGCCAGCTTATAACCAAAGTTGAACATACCCTGGCGTGGTTTGAGAAGTACAGGAAAGAATAG
- a CDS encoding serine hydrolase: MTSRRDSLISTEEINAILTDRIDGAKKSTGMVIGLIEGYKTRIISLGNISKESNQPVNGDTIFEIGSVSKLFTAVLLADMHLKSEIKLSDPISSFLPEGVRVPTYEGREIDLLSLVSHRSGLPRMPSNLNPKELTQPLADYSHTDLYEFLSGYQLDRPIGETYEYSNIGYALLGHLLERRTGLNYATLIHSRVCEPLKMTSTSAKLEPMLNSRLAVGHGQQMEAVPPCQFSTFESAGSIRSSANDMLRFISANLESVSSPMGKALALTRALKNGSKDEDGFGWVTADKFDAPIYWHNGGTNGFHSFVGFREDNQTGVVVLSNSVSFIDDIGLHILERQYPLAKRREAIQLTTQLLQDYVGEYRFKPKISFHVSLEGEELLANVTGQPPLPIYPESETEFFFEFVDARLKFIRDEAGQVIKVELHQMGIVQVAVKSLQEG; the protein is encoded by the coding sequence ATGACGAGCCGCAGAGACAGTCTAATTTCAACCGAAGAAATCAATGCGATATTAACGGATAGGATAGACGGAGCAAAGAAGAGCACAGGAATGGTTATCGGCCTTATAGAAGGTTATAAGACCCGGATAATAAGTCTTGGCAATATAAGTAAAGAATCAAATCAACCTGTGAATGGTGATACGATTTTCGAAATAGGTTCTGTCTCCAAGCTATTCACGGCGGTTCTGTTGGCTGATATGCATCTCAAAAGTGAGATAAAACTATCAGACCCAATATCGTCATTTCTTCCTGAGGGAGTGAGAGTGCCAACCTACGAAGGCAGGGAAATCGACCTCCTCAGTTTGGTTTCTCATCGCTCCGGACTTCCTCGCATGCCTAGCAACTTGAATCCTAAAGAGCTTACTCAACCTTTGGCGGATTACTCTCATACCGATTTATACGAATTTCTTTCCGGGTATCAGCTAGACCGTCCCATTGGAGAAACCTATGAGTACTCGAATATCGGCTATGCGTTATTAGGACACCTGCTCGAACGAAGAACAGGACTCAACTATGCCACGTTGATCCATTCTAGAGTATGCGAACCGTTAAAGATGACCAGCACGAGTGCCAAACTTGAACCCATGCTAAATAGCCGATTAGCTGTCGGCCACGGCCAACAGATGGAAGCCGTTCCGCCATGTCAGTTTTCTACCTTTGAAAGTGCGGGTTCAATTCGATCATCAGCAAATGACATGTTGAGATTCATTTCCGCAAACCTCGAATCTGTTTCATCACCGATGGGGAAAGCTCTGGCTTTAACTCGCGCACTTAAGAATGGCTCTAAAGATGAAGATGGTTTTGGCTGGGTAACTGCGGACAAATTTGACGCACCAATTTACTGGCATAATGGAGGAACCAACGGGTTCCATAGCTTTGTCGGCTTTCGAGAAGATAATCAAACTGGAGTTGTTGTTCTATCCAATTCAGTGAGTTTCATCGACGATATAGGCCTTCATATTCTTGAAAGGCAGTATCCATTAGCAAAAAGGAGAGAGGCCATTCAATTAACCACTCAACTTTTACAGGACTATGTCGGAGAATATCGATTTAAGCCAAAGATTTCTTTCCATGTAAGCTTAGAAGGAGAAGAACTTCTTGCAAATGTAACTGGGCAACCACCCCTACCAATATATCCAGAATCCGAAACTGAGTTCTTTTTCGAATTCGTGGATGCCAGATTGAAGTTCATTCGTGATGAAGCGGGTCAAGTCATCAAAGTTGAACTTCACCAGATGGGAATCGTTCAGGTGGCTGTTAAGTCTTTGCAGGAAGGATAA
- a CDS encoding sulfatase-like hydrolase/transferase, which translates to MKILRTSLYTLLILALASEMSFGQDSRPNILLVMADDQGYGDAGFTGHPFVKTPHLDAMAKAGVVFNRFYAGAPVCSPTRASVMTGRTPMRTNVPNHGHYMRPNEVTIAEVLRDAGYVTGHFGKWHIGSVQKESPTSPGGAGFDEWFSGLNFFDRDPYLSRNGVYENPKGQGSIISMDATIEFLKKHKDGEKPMFTVTWFPSPHSPHEETPVDFPGGEDLYKGEESRGYFLEITLLDQQMGRLRRSLGDMGIADNTLVWYCSDNGGLVEASSGGREKKGSIYEGGLRVPAIIEWPSKLEPGTIETPSCATDIYPTLLSIANGKVAHQPRLDGIDLSSIIAGRRTQRPPMGFWHLHTVGQGTWSDRTIKALMEAQQQGLPNPHPERLLKNVEEFPELERGDYQGHAAWNDWPWKLHRIQKADKVTVELYNLLNDPMESNDLSKKESARVKRMLSELEQWQASVFDSWEGKDY; encoded by the coding sequence ATGAAGATTCTTCGCACTTCTCTCTATACGCTTCTAATCCTGGCGCTCGCATCTGAGATGTCGTTTGGCCAGGATTCCAGGCCTAACATTCTTTTAGTAATGGCGGACGATCAGGGATACGGGGACGCAGGCTTTACCGGACACCCGTTTGTTAAAACGCCCCACTTGGATGCCATGGCCAAAGCCGGAGTGGTGTTTAATCGATTTTATGCCGGTGCTCCTGTCTGTTCGCCAACCCGTGCCAGTGTGATGACGGGTCGAACTCCCATGCGAACCAATGTCCCCAATCATGGGCACTATATGCGCCCCAACGAGGTGACTATTGCGGAGGTGCTTAGAGATGCCGGTTATGTGACCGGGCACTTTGGAAAGTGGCACATAGGATCGGTTCAAAAAGAAAGCCCGACCAGTCCAGGAGGTGCGGGCTTCGATGAATGGTTTTCAGGGTTAAACTTCTTTGATCGTGATCCTTATCTTAGTCGAAACGGCGTTTACGAAAACCCGAAAGGTCAGGGTTCCATCATCAGTATGGATGCCACGATCGAGTTTCTTAAAAAGCACAAGGACGGCGAGAAGCCGATGTTCACCGTTACCTGGTTTCCTTCACCGCATAGTCCTCACGAAGAAACTCCGGTCGACTTTCCGGGAGGGGAGGATCTTTATAAGGGTGAAGAGAGTCGCGGTTATTTTCTTGAAATCACATTGCTTGATCAACAAATGGGCAGGCTACGTCGAAGCCTAGGAGATATGGGTATCGCTGACAACACCCTGGTCTGGTACTGTAGTGACAACGGAGGTCTCGTCGAAGCTTCGTCCGGCGGTCGTGAGAAAAAAGGAAGCATCTACGAAGGTGGACTTCGCGTTCCTGCGATCATCGAATGGCCGAGTAAGCTGGAGCCGGGAACGATTGAAACTCCGTCCTGTGCCACCGACATTTACCCAACCTTGCTTTCGATTGCTAATGGCAAAGTGGCGCATCAACCACGGCTCGATGGAATAGACCTTTCGAGCATTATTGCTGGCCGGCGAACTCAGCGGCCTCCAATGGGCTTCTGGCATTTACACACTGTCGGACAAGGCACCTGGAGCGACCGAACCATTAAGGCATTGATGGAAGCCCAGCAACAAGGGCTCCCCAATCCACATCCGGAGCGACTACTTAAAAATGTTGAGGAGTTTCCTGAATTGGAAAGAGGCGATTACCAAGGTCACGCCGCCTGGAACGATTGGCCCTGGAAGCTGCACCGTATTCAAAAGGCGGATAAAGTAACCGTAGAACTGTACAACCTGTTGAACGATCCGATGGAGTCCAACGATCTTTCAAAGAAAGAATCAGCTCGAGTCAAGCGGATGCTTTCTGAACTGGAGCAGTGGCAAGCGTCCGTATTCGATAGTTGGGAAGGGAAGGATTACTGA